The Pelobates fuscus isolate aPelFus1 chromosome 2, aPelFus1.pri, whole genome shotgun sequence genome has a segment encoding these proteins:
- the TUBE1 gene encoding tubulin epsilon chain, giving the protein MTQSVVVQVGQCGNQIGCRFWDLALREHAAVNKKGIYDDALCSFFRNVDTRAEAGSADIQKGKICSLKARAVLIDMEEGVVNEVLQGPLRDLFDSKQLITDVSGSGNNWAVGNKLYGGQYREQIVENLRRTAEHCDCLQCFFVIHSMGGGTGSGLGTFVLNVLEEEFPEVYRFVTSVYPSAEDDVITSPYNSVLAMRELTEHADCVLPIENQSLVDIVKKIQQMANSGKLGTFKQNSLVTSSKGGVNEGEKPFDAMNNIVANLLLNLTSSARFEGSLNMDLNEISMNLVPFPQLHYLTSSLTPLYTLADVNVPTRRLDQMFSDAFSKDHQLIHADPKHNLYLACALMVRGNVQISDLRRNIERLKPSLQFVSWNQEGWKTGLCSVPPVGHTHSLLALANNTCVKPTFIELRDRFNKLYRKKAHLHHYLQVDGMEQSCFSQALSSLSTLIEEYHQLDATKGMPNQVPPRLNIAV; this is encoded by the exons AAAGGAATTTATGATGATGCACTATGCAGCTTCTTTAGAAATGTTGATACAAG AGCTGAAGCTGGCAGTGCAGATATTCAGAAAGGCAAAATCTGCTCACTTAAAGCCAGA gctgTATTAATAGATATGGAAGAAGGAGTAGTGAATGAGGTGCTACAGGGACCTCTCCGTGACTTGTTTGACAGTAAACAGTTAATTACAGATGTTTCTGGTTCTGGAAACAACTG GGCTGTTGGAAATAAACTCTATGGTGGTCAGTATCGTGAGCAAATAGTTGAAAATCTGAGGAGGACAGCTGAACACTGCGATTGTCTTCAGTGTTTCTTTGTTATCCATTCCATGGGAGGAG GTACAGGGTCTGGTTTAGGTACATTTGTGTTGAATGTACTTGAAGAGGAATTTCCAGAGGTCTATAGATTTGTGACTTCTGTATACCCATCTGCagaagatgatgtcatcacatCTCCCTACAACAGTGTTTTGGCCATGAGAGAACTTACTGAACATGCAGACTGTGTGCTACCAATAGAAAATCAG TCACTAGTGGACATCGTGAAAAAAATTCAGCAAATGGCAAACTCTGGAAAACTTGGAACTTTTAAGCAAAATAGTCTTGTGACTTCTAGCAAAGGTGGTGTCAATGAGGGTGAGAAGCCATTTGATGCAATGAACAACATTGTGGCTAACCTACTCCTAAATTTAACAAG TTCTGCCAGATTTGAAGGGTCGCTTAACATGGATCTAAATGAAATAAGCATGAATTTAGTTCCTTTCCCTCAACTTCATTACCTGACATCAAGCCTGACTCCTCTTTATACACTGGCTGATGTTAATGTGCCTACTCGAAG GTTGGACCAGATGTTTTCTGATGCTTTCAGTAAAGATCACCAATTGATCCATGCTGACCCAAAACATAACCTCTACCTTGCATGTGCATTAATGGTGCGAGGAAATGTCCAGATATCCGACCTTCGCAGGAACATTGAAAG GTTGAAACCATCTCTGCAATTTGTGTCCTGGAATCAAGAAGGTTGGAAGACTGGTCTGTGTTCAGTTCCTCCTGTGGGCCATACCCATTCTTTATTGGCACTGGCAAATAACACCTGTGTGAAGCCTACTTTTATAGAACTTCGAGACAGGTTCAATAAGCTGTACAGGAAGAAG GCCCACCTTCACCATTACCTACAAGTGGACGGAATGGAACAAAGCTGTTTTAGCCAAGCTCTTTCTTCTTTGTCAACTCTTATAGAGGAATACCACCAGCTTGATGCCACCAAAGGGATGCCAAACCAAGTTCCTCCTAGACTGAACATAGCTGTATGA